Proteins encoded within one genomic window of Hahella chejuensis KCTC 2396:
- a CDS encoding ABC transporter substrate-binding protein codes for MITIKNTFSVSILSLTLTAGLYAADAAAGPYADRLAPQKRAQVEKWVDSEFKDSSISRDQQIEELAWFIHTAEPYQGLELNVLSETIKTHEYESQVLARAFTELTGVKIHHELQPEGTVIDRLWVQFIGDQHRYDAFISDSDLIGNHSRSGRILALSDFMQGEGKDVTLPTLDINDFIGISFVTGLDGKIYQLPDQQFANLYWFRYDWFQRPDLKKKFKEIYGYELGVPINWSAYEDIADFFTNKVKNLDGKRVYGHMDYGKRDPSLGWRFTDAWFSMAGAGDPGLPNGKPVDEWGIRIEGCHPVGSSMDRGGATNSPAAVYSLEKYIDWLKKYAPPEAIKMDFTEAGSVPAQGHIAQQIFWYTAFTSDMTKPGLPVVNSDGTPKWRMAPSPRGAYWQEGMKLGYQDAGSWTIPKNMSPTRQKAVWLYAQFTVAKTVSLKKTLVGLTPIRESDLKSAAMQKAAPKLGGLVEFYLSPARKAWTPTGVNVPDYPKLSRYWWPTLADAITGKKTPQQALDSLAERQDRAMAVIQRNMELQSCAPKIADASEVKGAEYWLRQPGAPKPKLSNEKPKGVTASYDELLKAWKSGRVR; via the coding sequence ATGATCACAATAAAAAACACTTTCAGCGTCTCTATCCTTTCCCTCACTCTCACCGCGGGACTCTATGCCGCGGACGCCGCCGCCGGGCCTTACGCCGACAGGCTCGCCCCGCAAAAACGCGCGCAAGTGGAGAAATGGGTGGACAGCGAGTTCAAAGACTCCTCCATCAGCCGCGATCAGCAAATAGAAGAACTGGCCTGGTTTATTCATACCGCTGAGCCTTATCAGGGCCTTGAACTGAATGTCCTGTCGGAGACCATTAAAACCCACGAATATGAATCCCAAGTGTTGGCCAGGGCGTTCACTGAGCTGACAGGGGTTAAAATTCATCATGAACTGCAACCGGAAGGCACGGTCATTGATCGCCTCTGGGTGCAGTTTATCGGCGACCAGCATCGCTATGACGCCTTCATCAGCGACTCCGACCTGATCGGCAATCATTCCCGCTCTGGACGCATTCTGGCTCTGAGCGACTTCATGCAGGGGGAAGGCAAAGACGTCACCCTGCCGACCCTGGATATCAACGACTTTATCGGCATCAGCTTCGTGACCGGGTTGGACGGAAAAATCTATCAACTCCCCGATCAGCAGTTCGCCAACCTGTATTGGTTTCGTTATGACTGGTTCCAGCGCCCGGATCTGAAGAAAAAATTCAAAGAGATATACGGTTACGAGCTTGGCGTACCGATTAACTGGTCCGCCTATGAGGACATCGCCGATTTCTTCACCAACAAGGTCAAAAATCTCGACGGCAAACGGGTATACGGCCACATGGATTACGGCAAACGCGATCCGTCTCTGGGCTGGCGTTTCACCGACGCCTGGTTTTCCATGGCGGGCGCTGGCGACCCCGGTCTGCCCAACGGCAAACCCGTGGACGAATGGGGCATTCGCATCGAGGGCTGCCATCCGGTCGGCTCCAGCATGGATCGCGGCGGCGCCACCAACAGCCCTGCGGCGGTGTACTCGCTGGAGAAATATATCGACTGGTTAAAAAAATATGCGCCGCCGGAAGCCATCAAAATGGATTTCACCGAAGCGGGCTCCGTACCCGCGCAGGGCCACATCGCCCAGCAGATATTCTGGTACACCGCCTTCACCTCGGACATGACCAAACCCGGTCTGCCGGTGGTGAACAGCGACGGCACGCCCAAATGGCGTATGGCGCCCTCACCTCGCGGCGCTTATTGGCAGGAAGGCATGAAACTGGGCTATCAGGACGCCGGTTCCTGGACCATTCCTAAGAACATGAGCCCAACCCGTCAAAAGGCGGTCTGGCTCTATGCGCAGTTCACGGTCGCCAAAACCGTTTCACTCAAGAAAACCCTGGTGGGGCTGACGCCGATTCGTGAGTCAGACCTGAAGTCCGCCGCCATGCAAAAAGCCGCGCCCAAGCTTGGCGGACTGGTGGAGTTCTATCTCAGCCCCGCCCGCAAAGCCTGGACGCCCACCGGCGTCAATGTGCCGGATTACCCCAAGCTGTCGCGCTACTGGTGGCCGACGCTGGCGGACGCCATCACCGGCAAGAAAACGCCACAACAGGCCCTGGACAGTCTGGCGGAAAGACAGGATCGGGCTATGGCGGTGATTCAGAGAAATATGGAGCTACAGTCCTGCGCCCCCAAAATCGCAGACGCCAGCGAAGTCAAAGGCGCGGAGTACTGGCTGCGTCAACCTGGCGCGCCCAAGCCCAAGCTGTCCAATGAAAAACCCAAAGGCGTCACCGCGTCCTACGATGAGCTATTGAAAGCCTGGAAGAGCGGTCGCGTACGGTAA
- a CDS encoding universal stress protein, whose translation MENNNKTVLACIDGSNFSRAVCDYAAWIAQRVGAPLKLLHNIEHREAPAVSDLTGSIGLGSREKLLAELTDLEQRRSKILLQEGKLMLEAAKERVIAAGVSNPVVNQRHGGLTEALIELEDDIRVLVMGIRGEEHENQAGRVGAHLETIIRSLHRPVLVVNGEFSAPQRIMLAYDGSEAAGKALNMVAESPLYRDLRCHVVHVSRDGKANEQVLEQAVQRLRNAGVDVVAAKLTGAVEQELCDYQRQHDIDLTVMGAYSHTRLRELLLGSFTAKMLTMTQKPLLLLR comes from the coding sequence ATGGAGAACAATAATAAGACGGTGCTGGCCTGTATCGACGGTTCGAATTTCAGCCGCGCAGTCTGCGATTACGCCGCCTGGATTGCGCAACGTGTCGGCGCGCCCCTCAAACTGCTGCACAACATTGAACACCGGGAAGCGCCCGCCGTGTCGGATCTGACCGGCAGCATCGGTTTGGGCAGCAGAGAGAAGTTGCTGGCGGAACTGACCGACCTGGAGCAGCGCCGCAGCAAAATCCTGCTGCAGGAAGGCAAATTGATGCTGGAGGCGGCGAAAGAAAGAGTGATCGCCGCCGGCGTAAGCAACCCGGTCGTCAACCAGCGCCATGGTGGTCTCACGGAGGCCTTGATCGAGCTGGAGGACGATATCCGGGTGCTGGTGATGGGCATTCGCGGCGAAGAGCATGAGAACCAGGCGGGACGCGTCGGCGCGCACCTGGAAACCATCATTCGCTCTCTGCATCGTCCTGTGTTGGTGGTGAATGGCGAATTCAGCGCGCCTCAGCGCATCATGCTGGCCTATGACGGCAGCGAGGCCGCCGGTAAAGCGTTGAATATGGTGGCGGAAAGCCCGCTATACAGAGACCTGCGTTGCCATGTCGTGCACGTCAGCCGCGACGGCAAAGCCAATGAGCAAGTGCTGGAGCAGGCGGTGCAACGTTTGCGGAACGCTGGCGTTGATGTTGTCGCGGCCAAACTGACCGGCGCGGTGGAGCAGGAACTATGTGATTACCAGCGTCAGCATGATATCGATCTGACTGTCATGGGCGCATACAGCCACACCCGTCTGCGTGAGTTGCTGCTCGGCAGCTTCACTGCAAAAATGCTGACAATGACGCAAAAGCCGTTGTTATTGCTGCGCTAG
- a CDS encoding NAD-dependent epimerase/dehydratase family protein, translated as MINVRNVLVTGATGFAGSHILEALSKVAGIRPIAACRHPSALPAEVYCEVREGDLRDANYIKDVCRGVDVVIHAAAWTSLYGHCESSQRLYFQPTLGLIEAARQAGVKVFINTSTASAAAPERSADPYSPGVEPPYWPHLCNLVRIENILRGYACSWFKVINLRMGIYVGRRYRVGFLPILLPRLKTRLIPWIRGGKTSLPLIDGRDIGQAFSLAAQWTPGEDYAAFNILGSGPPSVREVIEYISDRHHIPKPCYSVPFPVAYGVGELMELIDPLMPFDPLVTRSLIHLLEETGADNSRATAVLGYQPQIDWRRSIDEQIEEICRQKTLAPMHNLLET; from the coding sequence GTGATTAACGTCAGAAATGTCCTGGTGACCGGCGCCACAGGATTCGCCGGCAGTCATATTCTGGAGGCGTTGAGCAAAGTGGCGGGTATCCGGCCCATCGCCGCCTGCCGTCACCCGAGCGCATTGCCCGCGGAAGTTTACTGTGAAGTGCGGGAAGGCGATCTGCGCGACGCCAATTACATCAAAGACGTGTGCCGAGGCGTGGACGTAGTGATCCATGCCGCCGCCTGGACGTCTTTGTATGGCCACTGCGAAAGCTCGCAACGTCTGTATTTTCAGCCGACGCTGGGATTGATCGAGGCCGCGCGGCAGGCGGGCGTGAAAGTTTTCATCAATACCAGTACTGCTTCCGCCGCTGCGCCGGAGCGTTCCGCCGACCCCTATAGTCCAGGCGTTGAACCTCCTTATTGGCCCCATCTTTGTAACCTGGTGCGCATCGAAAATATCCTGCGCGGCTACGCCTGCAGTTGGTTCAAGGTGATTAATCTGCGCATGGGCATCTATGTGGGGCGGCGTTATCGCGTAGGTTTTCTGCCGATATTACTGCCACGGCTGAAAACTCGGTTGATCCCCTGGATTCGCGGCGGCAAAACCAGTCTGCCCCTGATCGACGGCCGCGATATCGGACAGGCGTTTTCCCTGGCTGCGCAGTGGACGCCGGGCGAAGACTACGCCGCCTTCAATATTCTGGGCTCCGGTCCGCCCAGCGTGCGCGAGGTGATCGAATATATCTCCGACCGTCACCATATCCCCAAGCCCTGCTACAGCGTCCCGTTCCCGGTTGCCTATGGTGTGGGCGAACTGATGGAACTGATTGATCCGTTAATGCCCTTTGACCCCTTGGTTACCCGCAGCCTGATTCACTTGCTGGAGGAAACCGGGGCTGACAACAGTCGCGCCACGGCTGTGTTGGGGTATCAGCCGCAGATCGACTGGCGCCGCTCCATTGACGAACAAATTGAAGAAATATGCCGCCAGAAAACCCTGGCGCCCATGCATAATTTGCTGGAGACCTGA
- the yegD gene encoding molecular chaperone, translating into MFAGFDYGTSNCALGVIRRGEEASTEVKLLGLDQDSVLLPSNLYALDRSLVCEYVAGRIADPDVRESYLASRPNAAGQAQRARRELSIGSDEQVLCVGRQAVDLHIEAPDEGFYIKSPKSFLGSGGLSRPQLDFIEDVVTAMMIWAKSQAEVSAGAELPQAVIGRPVNYQGADSDAANPQAMEIMTSAAQRAGFKDFEFMYEPLAAGVNFESRMQQDQVLLVVDIGGGTTDCSMVRMGPSHRNNDNRSDDFLAHCGQRTGGNDLDIYLTYKGLMPLFGLGTDKKSGLTMPTQPFWNAIEINNVRTQAEFSARQTRDDIAQLCRDARRPDLLSRLLLLQEGRKSYQLVRSGEQAKIELSDADAHEVNLDYIEKGLSQPLDRAMLGEAIQNPLNRIIDIVREALKLAQCRPDLVYLTGGSGKSPVIRAALEQELGDIPVVDGDFFGSVAAGLTQWAAKIYR; encoded by the coding sequence ATGTTCGCCGGTTTTGATTATGGGACCTCCAATTGCGCGCTGGGCGTAATTCGTCGCGGAGAAGAGGCGTCAACGGAGGTGAAGTTGCTGGGCCTGGATCAGGACTCAGTGTTGCTGCCCTCCAACCTTTACGCTCTGGATCGCAGTCTGGTATGTGAATATGTAGCCGGACGCATCGCCGATCCGGACGTTCGTGAATCCTACCTCGCCTCCCGGCCCAATGCAGCCGGGCAGGCGCAACGCGCTCGACGGGAGCTGAGCATCGGCTCTGATGAGCAAGTGCTGTGCGTCGGTCGGCAGGCGGTGGATCTGCATATCGAAGCGCCGGATGAAGGCTTTTATATCAAGTCTCCCAAATCGTTTCTTGGCTCCGGCGGTCTGAGTCGACCGCAACTTGACTTCATTGAAGACGTAGTCACCGCCATGATGATATGGGCCAAGTCCCAGGCGGAAGTCAGCGCCGGCGCAGAGTTGCCGCAGGCGGTCATAGGACGCCCGGTTAATTATCAAGGTGCGGATAGCGACGCGGCGAACCCGCAGGCCATGGAGATCATGACCTCGGCGGCGCAGCGGGCGGGATTCAAAGACTTTGAGTTTATGTATGAGCCGCTGGCTGCAGGCGTTAACTTCGAAAGTCGCATGCAGCAGGATCAAGTGCTGCTGGTCGTCGATATCGGCGGCGGCACCACCGACTGCTCCATGGTGAGAATGGGGCCGTCGCATCGCAATAACGACAATCGTAGCGATGACTTTCTGGCGCACTGTGGTCAGCGCACCGGCGGTAATGACCTGGATATCTATCTGACGTACAAAGGCCTGATGCCGTTGTTTGGTCTTGGAACCGATAAGAAATCCGGGCTTACCATGCCCACGCAACCATTCTGGAACGCCATCGAAATCAACAATGTGCGCACCCAGGCGGAATTCAGCGCACGGCAGACCCGCGATGACATCGCACAGCTATGCCGCGACGCCAGGCGCCCGGATCTATTGAGCCGTCTGTTGCTGCTGCAGGAAGGCCGCAAGAGCTATCAGTTGGTGCGCAGCGGAGAGCAGGCCAAGATTGAACTGTCAGACGCCGACGCCCATGAGGTGAATCTCGACTACATCGAAAAAGGCCTCAGCCAGCCTTTGGACCGCGCGATGCTGGGCGAAGCGATTCAAAATCCGCTCAACCGGATTATCGACATTGTGCGCGAGGCGCTGAAACTGGCGCAGTGTCGCCCGGACCTGGTATACCTCACCGGCGGCAGTGGCAAATCCCCTGTGATTCGCGCCGCGCTTGAGCAGGAACTGGGCGACATTCCCGTGGTGGACGGCGACTTTTTCGGCAGCGTCGCGGCGGGCCTGACCCAATGGGCCGCTAAAATATACCGATAA
- a CDS encoding DUF6316 family protein: MNQMTRNDDAVQRPSYDRSDRFYIENGEWFYLTREQIPIGPYASQQEAEDGLNAYIDYMQVEAE, translated from the coding sequence ATGAACCAAATGACCCGCAACGACGACGCCGTCCAGCGTCCCAGCTATGATCGCTCAGACCGCTTCTATATCGAAAACGGCGAGTGGTTTTACCTGACCCGAGAACAAATTCCCATCGGGCCTTATGCCTCGCAGCAAGAAGCGGAGGACGGACTCAACGCTTATATCGACTACATGCAGGTAGAAGCGGAATAG
- a CDS encoding 3-deoxy-7-phosphoheptulonate synthase, translated as MSLNQIENVNVNSQEILITPDQLKSDIPLSEQAGQTVIEGRETIRNILDRKDHRLFVVVGPCSIHDVAAAKEYAQKLKTLSEELKDTLYLVMRVYFEKPRTTIGWKGLINDPNIDDSFEIEKGLHIGRQLLVELAEMGLPTATEALDPISPQYLQDTISWSAIGARTTESQTHREMSSGLSMPIGFKNGTDGSLTVAVNAMSSVSHPHSFLGINREGQVAIIRTKGNAYGHVVLRGGGGKPNYDSVSVALCEKELQKAKLREAIMVDCSHANSSKDASLQPLVMQDITHQIMEGNKSIVGVMVESNINFGNQPIPANLADLQYGVSITDACIDWATTEKALRDMHDKLKDVLPKRI; from the coding sequence ATGTCCTTAAATCAGATTGAAAACGTAAATGTAAACAGTCAGGAGATTCTCATTACTCCTGACCAGCTTAAGAGCGACATCCCTCTATCCGAACAAGCGGGTCAAACCGTTATTGAGGGTCGTGAAACCATCCGCAATATTCTTGATCGCAAGGATCACCGCCTGTTTGTAGTGGTCGGGCCCTGCTCGATTCACGACGTGGCCGCCGCAAAAGAGTACGCGCAGAAACTTAAAACGTTATCGGAAGAATTAAAGGACACTCTCTATCTGGTCATGCGCGTGTATTTCGAAAAACCGCGCACCACTATCGGTTGGAAAGGGTTGATCAACGATCCCAACATCGATGACTCCTTCGAAATCGAAAAAGGCCTGCATATCGGCCGGCAATTGCTGGTGGAATTGGCGGAAATGGGCCTGCCCACCGCAACGGAAGCGTTGGACCCGATTTCTCCGCAATATCTGCAGGACACCATCTCCTGGTCCGCCATCGGCGCCAGAACCACCGAGTCCCAGACTCACCGAGAAATGAGCAGCGGTCTGTCCATGCCCATCGGCTTTAAAAACGGCACCGACGGCAGCCTCACTGTCGCAGTCAACGCCATGAGTTCCGTATCGCACCCGCATTCCTTCCTGGGCATCAACCGGGAAGGTCAGGTCGCGATCATCCGCACCAAAGGCAACGCTTACGGTCATGTCGTATTACGTGGCGGCGGCGGCAAGCCGAACTACGACTCGGTCAGCGTCGCGCTGTGTGAGAAGGAACTGCAGAAGGCCAAACTGCGTGAAGCCATTATGGTGGATTGCAGCCACGCCAACTCCAGCAAGGATGCGTCTCTGCAGCCGCTGGTCATGCAGGACATCACTCATCAGATCATGGAAGGCAACAAGTCCATCGTGGGCGTGATGGTGGAGAGCAATATCAACTTCGGCAATCAGCCAATCCCCGCCAATCTGGCGGATCTGCAATATGGCGTCTCCATCACCGACGCCTGTATCGACTGGGCCACCACAGAAAAAGCCCTGCGCGACATGCACGACAAGCTGAAAGACGTTTTACCAAAGCGTATCTAG
- a CDS encoding SulP family inorganic anion transporter, whose product MLLLSKKHDWLGNVRADLLAGLVVALALIPEAIAFSIIAGVDPKVGLYASFCIAMIIAIVGGRPGMISAATGAMALLMVDLVKGHGLQYLFAATLLTGVLQILAGYLKLGQLMSFVSRSVVTGFVNALAILIFMAQLPELTNVTWHVYAMTATGLAIIYLFPYVPVIGKALPSPLVCILSMTAVAVLLDLDIRTVGDMGKLPDTLPIFLFPDVPLNFETLAIIFPYSAALAVVGLLESLMTATIVDDLTDTQSDKNRECKGQGIANIGAGLFGGMAGCAMIGQSVINVKSGGRGRLSTFAAGLLLLVMIAFLGPWLSRIPMAALVAVMIMVSIGTFSWDSIINLKKHPLSTNIVMISTVAVVIATHNLAYGVFVGVLLAALFFANKVSHFMYVESALSEDGAQRTYRVVGQVFFNSSDKFVANFDFKEAVDKVVIDLHRAHFWDISAVSALDKVVIKFRREGADVELIGLNEASETIVDRFGVHDKPEEIEKIMGGH is encoded by the coding sequence ATGCTGTTACTCTCAAAAAAACATGACTGGCTGGGAAATGTGCGCGCCGACCTGTTGGCCGGGCTGGTGGTTGCGCTGGCGCTGATTCCCGAGGCGATTGCGTTTTCCATCATCGCCGGGGTTGATCCCAAAGTGGGACTGTACGCTTCTTTCTGTATCGCCATGATTATCGCTATCGTCGGCGGCAGACCCGGTATGATCTCCGCCGCCACCGGCGCTATGGCGTTGCTGATGGTTGACCTGGTGAAAGGCCATGGCTTGCAATACCTGTTCGCGGCCACTTTGTTGACGGGCGTGCTGCAGATACTGGCTGGCTACTTGAAACTCGGCCAGTTGATGAGTTTTGTCTCCCGCTCGGTCGTTACGGGATTCGTCAACGCGCTGGCGATACTTATCTTTATGGCGCAATTGCCGGAACTGACCAACGTCACATGGCACGTTTACGCCATGACCGCAACTGGGCTGGCTATCATTTATCTGTTCCCTTATGTGCCGGTTATAGGCAAGGCCCTGCCGTCGCCGCTGGTGTGCATTCTTTCCATGACCGCGGTGGCGGTGCTGCTGGACCTGGATATTCGCACGGTGGGCGATATGGGCAAACTACCGGATACGCTGCCGATTTTTCTGTTTCCTGATGTGCCGTTGAACTTTGAGACGCTGGCGATCATTTTCCCGTATTCCGCCGCTTTGGCGGTGGTTGGTTTGTTGGAATCTTTAATGACGGCGACGATTGTTGATGATCTGACCGATACGCAAAGCGACAAAAACCGTGAGTGCAAGGGGCAGGGCATCGCCAACATCGGCGCGGGTCTGTTTGGCGGTATGGCGGGCTGCGCCATGATCGGCCAGTCGGTGATCAACGTGAAGTCCGGCGGTCGCGGCAGGCTATCCACTTTCGCGGCGGGCTTGTTGTTGCTGGTGATGATCGCCTTCCTGGGGCCTTGGTTGTCGCGCATCCCCATGGCGGCGTTGGTGGCGGTCATGATCATGGTGTCCATTGGTACTTTCAGCTGGGATTCCATCATTAATCTGAAGAAGCATCCGCTCTCCACTAATATCGTGATGATCTCCACCGTTGCGGTGGTCATTGCGACGCATAACCTCGCGTATGGCGTTTTTGTCGGCGTGTTGTTGGCCGCTTTGTTCTTCGCCAATAAAGTCAGCCATTTCATGTATGTAGAATCCGCCTTGAGTGAAGACGGCGCTCAGCGCACCTACCGGGTGGTGGGGCAGGTGTTTTTTAACTCTTCCGATAAGTTCGTTGCTAACTTTGATTTCAAGGAAGCGGTGGACAAAGTGGTGATCGACCTGCATCGCGCGCACTTCTGGGATATCTCTGCGGTTTCGGCGCTGGACAAGGTGGTGATAAAGTTCCGCAGGGAAGGGGCGGATGTCGAGTTGATCGGCCTGAACGAGGCCAGCGAGACAATTGTTGACCGCTTTGGCGTGCACGACAAACCCGAAGAGATCGAGAAAATCATGGGAGGTCATTAA